The Candidatus Neomarinimicrobiota bacterium DNA segment TGCCGAGTACCTGATATTTCCCGTCAACCCGCTGGACGATCGTCTGCCGATGAAGGAGCGCGTGGGAGGCCTTATCGTTGAAGGTCAGGCACGTGCCTATCAGCTCAGCATTTTCGGCGCGGGAGTTGGGGTCATCAACGATACCTTCAGCGACCTGCCGGTGGTTGTCGCCGCTAGTGAACCCGATAATTTCATGGTGATATTTGAGCGCACGGTGGGAGGCAGCGTCCAGCTGAATTTCAACGCATTGCAGGGCCAGCTCCCGGCGGTGATGCAGGACGATGAGGGCACCATCTGGGACCTCTTTGGCCGTGGTCTGGCCGGCCCTCGGGCAGGTGAGCAGCTGGCGGTCACCGCATCCTTCATCGCCTATTGGTTTGCCTGGGGGGCGTTTTATCCCGACTTGGAAATCTATTCGCCGTAGCGATCCCCTTTAGCCAGCCGGTTCACCGCATCCCCGGCAGCAGCCAGATATACCGGATTGGGCTCCTGCTCATATTCCCGCAGGCAAGCCCCCACAAATAGGATCGCGTGCTCGTGGCCCGTTGCCACTGCCCGCTCGAACAGGTCGGCCCGGACTGGCTCGGGCTGGTCCCACGACTCCACGGGGTTCGCCCGGCCATAGATGGTGTAGATAGCGCCGGCAAATTGCCAGCCATACCGCAGTAGGGGGGCCACACCGGTAGGGGGGAGATGGGGGGCGATGGAGCGCAGGGCACTCGCGACCGCGACGCCCTGGATGCAAGCCAGCAATTTCTCTTCATCGTGGCTGTGGGCCAGGTAAACACGGGTCATGGCTTCGGTGATCTGCGGGATGAGTGCGAGCGGATCGTCGGGGATGGCAATCAAATTAACCACACCCACGAACGATGGGAATCCCGCCAGCCCCTGCAGCCCTGCACCTAGCCCTTTGAAGCGGCGCGGGCGGTCCTTGTGTTGCCATTTGATGCGCGTCAGCGCCTCGGCAGGAGCAAGATTTCCGCCGGTGGCGCTGCCCACGATGCCGGGCAGCTTCAAATAGCGACTGGCCCAATAGCCCAGGGCGTGGCCCAGTTCAAGCTTGCGCAGATCGGACTCCTCAGCAGCCAGGTTTGCCAGCACTGCTGCGGTGCGTAGCAGCGCGTGCCCGCCGCCCCCTGAGAGCCCTGGCGCAAGCTTGGAAATCCAATCGCTGACCACTTGCCGCCAGGTAGTCTGCTGTAGTTCCCGCTGGAAAAAATCGGCCCAATCAGTGGCCCGGGACCTCTGCCCCAGCGCCTGCCGCCAGTTGTCCCGTCTGATGGGACTGCCGGGTGCAGGCATGGATTCCAGCCGCCCCATGTAGTCCCTTAACCATGGCACGACCGCATGGCCCTGCTGCATCGTCACCATTGAGGCCGCCACAGTGGCACCGCTGTTGGGCTGGCCCTCGCCGTACTCCGGGGCCCTACCCGCGAGCATTTTCAATGCTTCGTCGAACACGTCCGACATGGTCCGCGAGATGGCTGGGCTTTCGTCACTGCTCCCAGTCTTCCTTGAGCAGTTCGAAGTTATCGTGGTCGACCCGCTCCCCCCGAATTATAAGGTATTTGCGCTTGAGCCCCAGGTAAGCGAAGCCACACTTTTCCAGCACTCTGCGAGAGGCCGGATTACGGATGGAAACATCTGCTTCGATGCGTTCTATCGGAGTTTCGCTGAACAGCTGGCGGGCAATGGTCTTCACCGCCGCCGTTGCATAACCCTGGCCCCAGTGCTCTTTGCTGATCGTGTACCCGATGCGTGCCAGCCCATGCACGCGTGACAGAATTTCCAGCGTTACCCAGCCTACACCCCGATCCAGTTCCTCATCCCATATGATGAGAACGTAATCCCTGTCGACTAGGTCGGCGAACTTGCTGGGCTGCTTGTTTTTTATGTAGAGCAGGAGTTGGTCTTCCTCCAGCAGGGAAAGCGGTTGATGCTGCTGAGCCTCGGGCTGGGCTCGCCACCGGACAAGTTGATCTACATGCTCATCGGCAAGGGGTACCAGGCTGACACGCTTTTTCACGGAGTCAGTCACGACTCACTCATCGAAACGGCATGCGACGGCCAACGGGCGGTTTGGCCGCCTCGCCTGCGGCAGCAACGCCTGGCCTTGTGGCGAGTGGCGAGCCACCCAGATCCAGAATGGACTGCAGCGATAGGTCGGCAAGTGAGTGGACGATGGCATGGGCAGGCGGCATATCTTCCTCTGGGACTGATCCGGTAAGTGCGATGGTCCAGGCGCCCGCCGCCCACGCGGAGATCAGGCCAGGAATGGAATCCTCAACCACGACGGTTTCCCAGGGCATGACTGCGAGGCGCCGCATCATCATCTCATATGGCTCGGGGTGGGGTTTTGAATGTGTCGTCATACCGCCGTAGATCACCTCCTGGAAACAGCGCTCAAGCCCTAGCCGCCGCTCCACCCAACTGTAAATTTCCCCTGGCGAGGAGGTGACCAGCCCTAGCAGGACCCGACCCTCCAGATCGCGATGGAGATCGACGAAACCAGGCATGAATTTGAGTCGCTCCTTGAACAGAGTAAAAATATACTCCCGTCCTCTGCTACGCAGTTCATCCACGGGTAGGGAAACGTGGTAGCGCTCCCGGGCCAATTCGTAGAAGCGCTGCTCGCTGACCCCGCGGAAATACTTCCAGTCTTCGAGCGGAATGGTGATGCCTTCCTCCCGGAACAGGCGCTCCTCCGCCTCCTGGTAAAGGGGCTCAGAGTCCACTACCACGCCGTCCAGATCAAATATGACAGCTCTGATCACTGCAATCGGCTCCCGTTTTCCACGGGTGAATCGGGCTGAAGCA contains these protein-coding regions:
- a CDS encoding DUF4243 domain-containing protein: MSDVFDEALKMLAGRAPEYGEGQPNSGATVAASMVTMQQGHAVVPWLRDYMGRLESMPAPGSPIRRDNWRQALGQRSRATDWADFFQRELQQTTWRQVVSDWISKLAPGLSGGGGHALLRTAAVLANLAAEESDLRKLELGHALGYWASRYLKLPGIVGSATGGNLAPAEALTRIKWQHKDRPRRFKGLGAGLQGLAGFPSFVGVVNLIAIPDDPLALIPQITEAMTRVYLAHSHDEEKLLACIQGVAVASALRSIAPHLPPTGVAPLLRYGWQFAGAIYTIYGRANPVESWDQPEPVRADLFERAVATGHEHAILFVGACLREYEQEPNPVYLAAAGDAVNRLAKGDRYGE
- a CDS encoding GNAT family N-acetyltransferase; protein product: MTDSVKKRVSLVPLADEHVDQLVRWRAQPEAQQHQPLSLLEEDQLLLYIKNKQPSKFADLVDRDYVLIIWDEELDRGVGWVTLEILSRVHGLARIGYTISKEHWGQGYATAAVKTIARQLFSETPIERIEADVSIRNPASRRVLEKCGFAYLGLKRKYLIIRGERVDHDNFELLKEDWEQ
- a CDS encoding HAD family phosphatase, with product MIRAVIFDLDGVVVDSEPLYQEAEERLFREEGITIPLEDWKYFRGVSEQRFYELARERYHVSLPVDELRSRGREYIFTLFKERLKFMPGFVDLHRDLEGRVLLGLVTSSPGEIYSWVERRLGLERCFQEVIYGGMTTHSKPHPEPYEMMMRRLAVMPWETVVVEDSIPGLISAWAAGAWTIALTGSVPEEDMPPAHAIVHSLADLSLQSILDLGGSPLATRPGVAAAGEAAKPPVGRRMPFR